The region CAGAAGCCTATCTGCTGCCTTTGATGGATGAGGTGGTATTGCAGAATATAACAGGCAGGCAGTGGATTGCAAGTGAAGCTTGGGCCACCTCATCTGTGTTTCACACTCAGCATCTTTTGCCCTTTCTAGGAGGCACTCTGGGCATTGCCATACGGCGAGGAGAGATTCAGGGACTTCAGGAATTTCTGCTACGCCTCCATCCTGACAGCAATTTGAGAAATAATATGGTGAGAATCTTCTGGGAGAACATGTTTGGGTGCACCTTTGACACTGGAGGCAGAGAGGGAGAAAATATGTGTACAGGACAGGAAGATTTAAGCAGCACAGAAACAGCATACAGTGATGTTTCAGGGCTGAGGGCCTCATATAATGTGTATAAGGCAGTTTATGCCCTGGCACATGCACTTCATGGCCTTATGCAGTGTGAGGAGGGGAGAGGACCATTCAGTGGGAACAGATGTGGCGATATAACAAACCTTAAACCCTGGCAGGTAAGACTCCTGTGGATAGAAGCATAGCTTATCAGTTATACTGTTAATTTCAAGTTATATAGAATAGCTAaatggaaaatgaaaacaaaaatattcataCAAATCATTAAGATGGATATGTTCTGTCTAAAAACTGTACAGCTGGTTCACTACCTACAGAAAGTGAACTTCACCACTGACTTTGGGGATCATGTTTCATTTGATAAGAATGGAGATGCTCTGGCCATATATGATGTGTTGAACTGGCAGCGAAACTCTGATGGGTCAATAGTTGCTCGAACAGTTGGTGTGGTAGACGAAGGGGCAGCAAGAGGGAAGGTGCTCACATTGGAGGAGGATGAAATATACTGGAACTTAGAGACAAATAAAGCAAGTCTttttcaatcttttaaaatattgaaacAGAGCCCTCctatgatattatattatgtgtGTAGTTTTTGCTGAATGAAGTATACCTTTTGGAAATTATACAAACACACTGTACACTattcgtgtgtgtttgtgtgtgtgtgtgtgcatttctctgtgtgtctgtgttttatgTGTCCTTCAGCCTCAACAGTCTGTGTGCAGTGAGAGCTGCCCCCCAGGCACCAGGCGAGCCAGAAGGAAGGGCCTTCCTGTCTGCTGTTTTGACTGCCTGCCATGTGCAGATGGAGAAATTTCTAATATTTCAGGTGAGGAGAGTCATGCCCACAAAATTACATCAGttaaaacagtattattatttaatcacagTTCAACATTATgcctctgtttttatttttctctctctttaattTCCATATACATAGATTCCATTGAGTGCACAGTGTGTCCAGATGAGTTCTGGTCCAACCCAAAAAAGGATGAGTGTGTCCCTAAAGAAGTGGAGTTTCTATCCTATGAGGAACCTCTGGGCATTTCCTTGAGCACTGCTTCCTTGCTTGGCACCTGTATCTGTTCTGCAGTAGTTGTCATATTTGCACATCACCGCCATACTCCAGTTGTGCGAGCTAACAATTCAGAGCTCAGCTTTCTGCTACTGTTATCACTCAAACTATGTTTTCTGTGTGTTCTACTGTTCATTGGCCGGCCTCAGTTGTGGACATGCCAGTTAAGACATGCTGTATTTGGTATAAGCTTTGTCCTGTGCATCTCCAGCATCCTGGTGAAGACTATGGTGGTAATAGCTGTGTTCAAGTCATCTCGCCCAGAGGGTAAAAGTGCCATGAAATGGTTTGGAGCAGCTCAGCAAAGGTGCACGGTTCTGGTCCTAACAGCTCTCCAGGTTGTAATATGTGCAGTCTGGTTATCAAATGCATCTCCAGTACCCCATAAAAATAATCAGTATACCAATTCCAAAATAGTATTTGAATGTACTATAGGCTCAGTGGCTGGGTTTTCCATGCTACTCGGCTATATTGGCCTTTTAGCAGCAGTAAGTTTCCTGTTAGCCTTCCTTGCGAGAAATCTGCCAGATAATTTTAATGAAGCAAAGTTCATTACTTTTAGCATGTTGATCTTCTGTGCTGTGTGGATTGCATTTGTTCCAGCATATGTGAGCTCACCAGGGAAATATGCAGTGGCTGTGGAGATATTTGCAATACTGGCTTCCAGTTTTGGATTACTGGTAGCCATATTTGCTCCAAAGTGCTACATCATTATTGTACACCCAGAAAGAAACACTAAAAAAGCCATCATGGGAAGaacatcctaaaaaaaaaagcctgatgatttttattttttattttaatgatgaaCAAATGTACTGCTTTTTGAAACATTAATAAATAGCTTTGATGCAGGTTAAAAACAATTAGCAGCTGTTTTCGATCAAATAAGATGTGCTGGTTTTCAGATTAACCTCTGTCAGGTCTAACAAATCCCTCACATACCCTCACAACGTTTCAGTTGAAAGAAGCATTTTTATCTAAAAATCAATTTACAAATGATTTacacagaaaatattaatttaaatcatcCTAGCATGCATATTGTTTATGTGTtgtgtgaaataatattttaacatttacaaattGGCCTTATTTATTGTAAGTCACTTaccttaacatatatatatatatatatatatatatatatatatatatatatatatatatatatatatatatatatataatttttttttttttttttaagaataaaatggacattacttttttattttatttgtatctacattatgccacaaatgctgttgactgacttttattattaaacctggaatttaagcaaataaataaaatgtatcaacAATAGGCTGATCTATCGCCACCTTCATATATTGTAGTCAGCGTACTCCACCTACAGGCAATATTATGATGTCATGTTAACCTTATTAAATCATGCCTTACTAAGAACAGGTGGCACAGAATAAGTGATTATGGGATGAGATGTTGCATTCAAATTAATCTAAAATCAGGATGGAGCTTAACGGAATgtgaatgaatgtatgaatgaataagtgtgtgtgtgtgtgtgtgtttgtgacatatcaggacacaactttgtataatgacatgagtatgacacaggtattacaagcaGAGGGTGACTTaagaggacataacccatgtccccattcttCAAAAAGCTTATttaccatacagaatgagtttttttgacaaagtaaaaatgcacagagTTTCCtctgagggttagggttaggtgtagggttggcgTAGGACCATAGAATATacattttgtacagtataaaaaccattactccTATGGGATGTCtctacttttcacaaaaacaaacgtgtgtgtgtccatatgtatgtgtgtgcatttgtgtgtgcatgtgtgtgtagaaCTGTGAGAATGCTCACATTCCATAATTGTTTGCCCAATTAGCTTCTAATGCACAATCTATGTTTTGgtgatttgagtgtgtgtgtgcactggtttgggtggtttatggggacacaaatTTGTATAATGATATTGGTATGACAGAGGTATCACAGTGTGAAGGTAGTTTATAAGGACACTGCCTATGTCCCAATCATTCAaaagatttaaaaagaaaaaagaaacatactaaattgtgttatttatttatttatttatttatatatacaaatgcaCAAactttctgtgaggggtaggtttaagaAACAGTGTGATAGAAAGTACAGTATAAAACCCATTATGCATTACACATATTGAGAGTCCCTGCAAACCACCATATGGTCTTTAGGTTAATGGACAGAAGgattgaatgaatggatggatggatgaatgaatgaatgaatgaatgaatgaatgaatgaatgaatgaaaaaaacctTGTCACACTTTACCAAAGTGAAATGTGATACCAAACAGTTACCCAGAAGGATGTCCTTATTTCTCAAGTGACACCTCCCCTACATTAAAAGAATACCACACACTGGGTCATACAGTGAGTTTAGCTGAGTTTGCcataaagaaaaaggaaaaaagaacggAGATGTGGTTCACTCTAAATATCTGCCTGTATCTGTCATTTAACTATATCTCTGCTACTTTTATCTCAGACTCTTGTCAGCTTCGAGGACGCTTCAAGTTGAACGGGATGTACCAGGTTGGAGACTTCATCATTGGAGGCCTGTTTGAGGTTCAGCACCTCAAAGTCTTCCCAGAACTTACCTTCAGAACTGAGCCACAACTGCCCCAGTGTGAGGAGTGAGTTTGGATTGAATTGAGTACTGCTGTGCTTAACAAAGAGTatgaaagaaatgtaaaatgagatttaaataaaaagataaaaaagaacAATAACATATTGCTGATTGTGAATTGTCAACAATATGTTTCTAAATTAGTTGTTTCCTGTGACTTCTATATTTTGTTATTCAACTCAACTAATATATAAAACTCAAATAGTGGGCAGAAAAGCACAAGGATAAAATAGAAATGTGGttgtaatatacattatataataattatattacaattgatctctgatttaaaaaaatacagtgagctagataaattaaattttagtccTAAAATTTGTGTTGTTATTTCCAGATTCTATATGGCAAGTTTCCAGCAGGCACTGACTATGGTTTTTGCCATAAATGAGATTAACAATAATAACGACCTGCTGCCTAACATCACGCTTGGTTACCAAATCTATGACAACTGCTTACGACTTGGAGTGGCGTTCCGGGCTGCCATATCCCTAGCTAGTGGGACAGAGGAGTTCTTCTCAGACATCAAGTGCACTGGCCCTCCTCCGGTGATTGGGATTGTGGGGGACCCAGGTTCAAGTCAATCAATAGCAATTTCTAGTGTTCTAGGTCTGTTTCGAGTTCCTATGGTAAGACATGATATTTGTTCTTgccataaaatatacaatatttgttTCCAAATATCAGTgtgtcaataattaaaaaaagtgtgtgtacatgttttaaaactattttattttcttgcttTATTACTTGTGAATTTCATTCACAGTGTGAAATTTTGCCTGAGAAACTTTGTTTTGTTCTTGTGATTTGCATTAGGTTAGTTACTATGCCACTTGCTCCTGTTTGAGTAACAGGAGAAAGTACCCCTCTTTCTTCAGAACAATCCCCAGTGATGCCTTCCAGGTGCGGGCTATGGTTCAGATCTTGAGACATTTTGGATGGACCTGGG is a window of Carassius carassius chromosome 23, fCarCar2.1, whole genome shotgun sequence DNA encoding:
- the LOC132101902 gene encoding extracellular calcium-sensing receptor; translated protein: MYQDGDLIIGGLFAFHLITVFPELNFKREPEQSHCERFYMASFQQAQTMVYAINEINNNPKLLPNITLGYHLYDNCVKLGLAFRSATALLSGTDEIVSNFNCTGPPPVIGIVGDPGSTHCIAISSVLGLFRIPMVSYYATCSCLSDRRKYPSFFRTIPSDAFQVRAMIQILRHFGWTWVGLLYSDDDYGIYAAQSFQKEVQMFGGCVSFSEILPLDNNHVDIQRIVQVIQASTARVVVVFSTEAYLLPLMDEVVLQNITGRQWIASEAWATSSVFHTQHLLPFLGGTLGIAIRRGEIQGLQEFLLRLHPDSNLRNNMVRIFWENMFGCTFDTGGREGENMCTGQEDLSSTETAYSDVSGLRASYNVYKAVYALAHALHGLMQCEEGRGPFSGNRCGDITNLKPWQLVHYLQKVNFTTDFGDHVSFDKNGDALAIYDVLNWQRNSDGSIVARTVGVVDEGAARGKPQQSVCSESCPPGTRRARRKGLPVCCFDCLPCADGEISNISDSIECTVCPDEFWSNPKKDECVPKEVEFLSYEEPLGISLSTASLLGTCICSAVVVIFAHHRHTPVVRANNSELSFLLLLSLKLCFLCVLLFIGRPQLWTCQLRHAVFGISFVLCISSILVKTMVVIAVFKSSRPEGKSAMKWFGAAQQRCTVLVLTALQVVICAVWLSNASPVPHKNNQYTNSKIVFECTIGSVAGFSMLLGYIGLLAAVSFLLAFLARNLPDNFNEAKFITFSMLIFCAVWIAFVPAYVSSPGKYAVAVEIFAILASSFGLLVAIFAPKCYIIIVHPERNTKKAIMGRTS